A genomic region of Verrucomicrobiia bacterium contains the following coding sequences:
- a CDS encoding cupin domain-containing protein, translating to MSHEPTAPETKGGTVKLLAALDLGPEIEGLAGRQLRMRMVTIEPGGVFGPVHDHKDRPGMVYILEGTITDHRNGVAKDYGPGVGWPEDRNTTHWLENRGPTPAVEISVDIVRTS from the coding sequence ATGAGCCATGAACCGACGGCACCGGAAACAAAAGGGGGCACGGTAAAGCTGCTGGCAGCGCTTGACCTTGGCCCGGAAATCGAGGGCCTGGCCGGGCGCCAACTGCGGATGCGGATGGTGACCATCGAACCGGGCGGCGTCTTCGGCCCGGTGCACGACCACAAGGACCGGCCGGGCATGGTCTATATCCTGGAAGGAACGATCACGGATCACCGGAATGGCGTGGCCAAGGATTATGGGCCGGGAGTGGGCTGGCCCGAGGACCGGAACACCACCCACTGGCTGGAGAACCGGGGCCCGACGCCGGCGGTGGAAATCTCGGTTGATATCGTCCGGACAAGCTGA
- a CDS encoding phage integrase N-terminal SAM-like domain-containing protein, whose protein sequence is MLPATTTPLGGLVPNPKLRLREQVREVMRFKHYAWRTEEAYWQWIRRFIL, encoded by the coding sequence ATGCTTCCGGCAACTACGACACCTCTCGGCGGCTTGGTGCCCAATCCAAAATTGCGTCTGCGCGAGCAGGTCCGGGAGGTGATGCGCTTCAAGCATTATGCATGGCGAACTGAGGAAGCATATTGGCAATGGATTCGGCGGTTCATTTTGTGA